The Thermococcus eurythermalis genomic sequence CGTGGTTGACCATGTGGAAGACTCCGGCATCAACACCCGCCTGGGTTCCGAGGGCAAAGGCGAGGGCTATGAGTCCTATCTGGGCGATACTGGAGTAGGCTATCATTCTCTTGACGTTCCTCTGCCTGAGTGCCGCGAACTCGGCGACGAAGACGGTGAGGGTGGCCATTATTACGAGCATCTTGAGGACTGAACTCCAGCTCTCGGCGGCCTGCATGATGTAGAGCAGCCTGGCCATCGCGTAGAGGCCGGCCTTGACGACGAAGGCTGAGAACATGGCAGTTATCGGGTGCGGCGCGGCCTGGTAGGCGTCGGGTGCCCAGGCGTTGAGCGGGAACAGCTCCGCCTCGACGGCCAGGCCGAAGACTATAAGCGCCAGCCCGACCTGGGCAACCGTTGGGTCAATTGCACCCGCAAGCTGGGCCAGGTGGGCCATGTTGAGCGTTCCTGTGGCACCGTAGATGAGGGCAACGCCAATGAGGAAGAAGCTTGAGCCGATTCCTCCCAGGATGATGTACTTCATTGAGGCCTCCGCAGCTTCACCCGTCTTGTTGTAGGCTGTGAGGGCGTAGGCAGTTATAGAGGTTATCTCCATGAAGACGAAGAGGTTGAACAGGTCTCCCGTCGCTATCATACCGGTTGCTCCGAGCATCAGCAGGAGGAACAGCATGGCGTACTTGTCTATAGGTTCGACTTCAACGGCCCTGATGCTGAAGACCGCCATCATGAAGCTTACAGCGGCAACGATGAGCACGAAGAGCGCCGCGAAGTGGCCGATGTAGAGGTTGATTCCGACGGGCGGCTTCCAGCCGCCTGCCATGACTATTATCGGCTCTCCGGAAGTGTAAACCTGCTGGAAGACCCACGCCGCGATTCCGGTCTGGAGCGCGGTGATTGCTACGAGGTAGTACTTAACGGCCTTCTTTCCAAGCCCCTTTATCAAGGGCACGAAGAAGGCGCTTATGAGTGGTAACGCTATGAGGAGTGAAGCGTACTGCCCGTTCATCCTCTCAACCTCCTTATCTCCTCAACGTTGAGGGTTCCATACTTTTCGTGGAGTATTATGGCGACGCTAAGGGCCATAGCGGTCGTGGCAACGCCTATGACTATCGCAGTGAGAACGAGGGCCTGCGGGATCGGGTCAACGGCCTGGGCGGGCCCGATTCCCTCGCTGAGTATGGGTGCGCTCTTTCCGGCGACGTAGCCGACGCTGACCAGGAGAAGGTTAACGCCGGTCTCCATTATGCTGAGGCCGATGAGTATCTTAAGGAGGTTCTTCTTAACGAGAACCGCGTAGAGGCCTATCAGTATGAGGGTGATGGCACCGAAGTAGTAGACTGAAATCATTCGCTCACCTCCTCCTTGAGCATGTTGTCTATGATTCCGCTCAGCTCGGTGCCGACCTTGAGGCCGATGATGGTGTAGATTATCGGGATGAACCCGCCGCTGAAGAGCCTGCCGATGTTGTCAGCGCCGAACTTCCAGTCCTGCCATATCCAGTCGTAGAGGAAGTAGCCGCCGATGGCAAGGCCGATGAGGCCGACGAGCACGTAGGCCATTCCAACGATGCCCTCTGTCTTCTCGAAGGCCTTGTGCGGTATCTCGTAGGTGATGAAGGCCATGTAGAGCAGGAGGAACGCCGTTGCTATGGTGGCTCCGCCCGGGAATCCTCCACCAGGGGTGAGGTGTCCGTGGATGAAGATGTACACACCGAAGAGCATCACGAACGGCACGAGA encodes the following:
- a CDS encoding proton-conducting transporter transmembrane domain-containing protein; translation: MNGQYASLLIALPLISAFFVPLIKGLGKKAVKYYLVAITALQTGIAAWVFQQVYTSGEPIIVMAGGWKPPVGINLYIGHFAALFVLIVAAVSFMMAVFSIRAVEVEPIDKYAMLFLLLMLGATGMIATGDLFNLFVFMEITSITAYALTAYNKTGEAAEASMKYIILGGIGSSFFLIGVALIYGATGTLNMAHLAQLAGAIDPTVAQVGLALIVFGLAVEAELFPLNAWAPDAYQAAPHPITAMFSAFVVKAGLYAMARLLYIMQAAESWSSVLKMLVIMATLTVFVAEFAALRQRNVKRMIAYSSIAQIGLIALAFALGTQAGVDAGVFHMVNHAIVKALLFLAIGHVAVTLGGTSLEHFEGLGKRMPLTAFAITVGAVAAVGIPLFNVFWSKLRILLATLGAGYTWAAALVLIASVVEAVYYFRLIHTMWFAGEGGRIGEGVAVSVILLVLVALVIVIGVYPDYAWSIAQKAGSDIFNVAQYVKNVPLMGVGA
- a CDS encoding NADH-quinone oxidoreductase subunit K, producing MISVYYFGAITLILIGLYAVLVKKNLLKILIGLSIMETGVNLLLVSVGYVAGKSAPILSEGIGPAQAVDPIPQALVLTAIVIGVATTAMALSVAIILHEKYGTLNVEEIRRLRG
- a CDS encoding Na(+)/H(+) antiporter subunit B, whose product is MLKRALAIISLLIIGYWLAQGLAGVPFGEDKMLVGQYYLDHVKEQTGAVNAVTAIVVNYRGFDTLGEVTVLFIASTGVGALLWRKKRERTAKTEGSIVLTTGTRLLVPFVMLFGVYIFIHGHLTPGGGFPGGATIATAFLLLYMAFITYEIPHKAFEKTEGIVGMAYVLVGLIGLAIGGYFLYDWIWQDWKFGADNIGRLFSGGFIPIIYTIIGLKVGTELSGIIDNMLKEEVSE